One part of the Lathamus discolor isolate bLatDis1 chromosome 23, bLatDis1.hap1, whole genome shotgun sequence genome encodes these proteins:
- the SLC4A8 gene encoding electroneutral sodium bicarbonate exchanger 1 isoform X6 — protein sequence MPAGSNEPDGILSYQRQDEEAVIDQGRTSNVVNIHYEKEELEGHRTLYVGVRMPLVRQSHRHHRPHGRKDRKREREKDSAPAEQGGHYTPSQRVQFILGTEEDEQHVPHDLFTELDEICLKEGKDAEWKETARWLKFEEDVEDGGERWSKPYVATLSLHSLFELRSCLINGMVLLDVCANSMEEIADLLLGQQEQCSELEERTRARVREVLLRKHHHQNERKRNNLLPIVRSFADSSKKQSEPHLLEKPAQALSPHPSPTTAEAKNGVPPEASTMDLSKAELHFLKKIPTGAEASNVLVGELDFLPQPIVAFVRLTPAVLLSGMTEVPIPTRFLFVLLGPGGKAHRYHEIGRSMATIMTDEVFHDVAYKAKDRADLVAGIDEFLDQVTVLPPGEWDPSIRIEPPKSVPSQEKRKMPGALEDSASHSKPEKHSGPELERTGRLFGGLILDVKRKAPWFWSDFRDGVSLQCLASFLFLYCACMSPVITFGGLLGEATKGHISAMESLLGASMTGVVYSLFAGQPLTILGSTGPVLVFEKILYKFCREHALSYLSLRACIGLWTAFFCVVLVATDASSLVCYITRFTEEAFASLICIIFIYEALEKLSHLRETYPVHMHSKLDLLTIYYCKCEAPAHPSNETRRFWDTNGINASSIAWENLTVTECRYAHGEFRGPACGRNGPYAPNVLFWCCILFFSTFVLSSLLKKFKTSRYFPTRVRSTVSDFAVFLAIVVMVLIDFMVGIPSPKLHVPHMFKPTRDDRGWLINPIGPNPWWTVLAALIPALLCTILIFMDQQITAVIVNRKEHRLKKGCGYHLDLFMVAVMLGVCSVMGLPWFVAATVLSITHVNSLKVESDCSAPGEQPKFLGIREQRVTGLMIFVLMGCSVFFTSALKFIPMPVLYGVFLYMGVSSLRGIQFFDRLKLFWMPAKHQPDFIYLRHVPLRKVHFFTLIQLICLVLLWAIKASRAAIIFPMMVLALVFVRKVMDFCFSKRELSFLDDLVPESKKKRLDDAKNEAKEEEESRKMMEAAAASSVQLRLLGKSSKLDVPKPSSERADPSEINISDEMPKTAVWKALTMDTETL from the exons AGACAGGACGAGGAGGCAGTGATCGACCAGGGAAGAACCAGCAATGTTGTCAACATCCACTATGagaaggaggagctggaag GCCACCGGACCCTGTACGTGGGGGTGCGGATGCCGCTGGTGCGCCAGAGCCACCGGCACCACCGGCCCCACGGCCGCAAGGATCGGAAACGGGAACGGGAGAAGGATTCTGCCCCCGCGGAGCAGGGCGGCCACT ACACCCCGTCCCAGCGGGTGCAGTTCATCCTCGGGACTGAGGAGGACGAGCAGCACGTCCCCCATGACCTGTTCACCGAGCTGGACGAGATCTGCCTCAAGGAGGGCAAAGACGCCGAGTGGAAGGAGACCGCGAG GTGGCTGAAGTTTGAGGAGGATGTGGAGGACGGCGGCGAGCGCTGGAGCAAGCCCTACGTGGCCACGTTGTCCTTGCACAGCCTCTTCGAGCTGAGGAGCTGCCTCATCAACGGGATGGTGCTGCTGGACGTCTGTGCCAACAGCATGGAGGAGATCGCAG acctgctcctgggccaGCAGGAGCAGTGCTCGGAGCTGGAGGAGCGCACGAGGGCGCGAGTGCGGGAGGTGCTCCTGAGGAAGCATCACCACCAGAACGAGCGGAAGCGGAACAACCTCCTCCCCATCGTCCGCTCCTTCGCCGACAGCAGCAAGAAGCAGTCGGAGCCGCACCTCCTCGAGAAGCCAG CCCAAGCACTCAGCCCGCATCCTTCCCCCACCACTGCAGAGGCTAAGAACGGGGTGCCCCCCGAGGCCAGCACCATGGATCTGAGCAAG GCGGAGCTGCACTTCCTGAAGAAGATTCCCACTGGAGCTGAAGCATCCAACGTGCTGGTGGGGGAGCTGGacttcctgccccagcccatcGTGGCCTTCGTCCGCCTCACCCCCGCTGTCCTCCTCTCGGGCATGACGGAAGTTCCCATCCCAACAAG gttcctgtttgttttgcttggaCCAGGAggaaaagcccatcggtaccatGAGATCGGCAGGTCCATGGCTACTATCATGACAGACGAG GTTTTCCATGACGTTGCCTACAAAGCCAAGGACCGCGCCGACCTCGTGGCCGGCATCGATGAGTTCCTGGACCAGGTCACGGTGCTGCCGCCGGGAGAGTGGGATCCATCGATCCGAATCGAGCCCCCGAAAAGCGTCCCCTCGCAG gagaagaggaagatgcCCGGGGCGCTGGAGGACAGCGCTTCCCACAGCAAGCCGGAGAAGCACAGCGGCCCCGAGCTGGAGCGGACAGGGAG GCTCTTCGGAGGCTTGATCCTGGATGTGAAGCGGAAAGCCCCGTGGTTCTGGAGCGACTTTCGGGATGGTGTGagcctgcagtgcctggcatccttcctcttcctctacTGTGCCTGCATGTCCCCCGTCATCACCTTCGGAGGACTGCTGGGGGAAGCGACCAAAGGCCACATA AGCGCCATGGAGTCGCTGCTGGGCGCATCCATGACCGGCGTGGTGTATTCCCTCTTTGCTGGCCAACCTCTCACCATCCTCGGCAGCACCGGCCCTGTCCTTGTGTTCGAGAAGATCCTCTACAAGTTCTGCAG GGAGCACGCGCTCTCATACCTGTCCCTGCGAGCCTGCATCGGGCTCTGGACCGCCTTCTTCTGCGTCGTGCTGGTGGCCACCGACGCCAGCTCCCTGGTGTGCTACATCACCCGCTTCACCGAGGAGGCCTTCGCCTCCCTCATCTGCATCATCTTCATCTACGAGGCGCTCGAGAAGCTGAGTCACCTGCGAGAGACCTACCCCGTGCACATGCACAGCAAGCTCGACCTCCTCACCATCTACTA CTGTAAGTGCGAGGCCCCGGCCCATCCCAGCAATGAAACCCGGCGCTTCTGGGACACCAACGGGATCAACGCGTCCAGCATCGCCTGGGAGAACCTCACGGTGACT GAATGTCGCTATGCGCACGGAGAGTTTCGAGGACCCGCATGCGGACGCAACGGCCCCTACGCTCCTAACGTCCTCTTCTGGTGCTGCATCCTCTTCTTCTCCACCTTTGTCCTGTCGAGCTTGTTGAAGAAGTTCAAAACCAGCCGTTACTTCCCAACCAGA GTCCGCTCCACAGTGAGTGACTTTGCTGTCTTCCTCGCCATCGTCGTCATGGTGCTCATTGACTTCATGGTTGGGATCCCATCACCGAAGCTCCACGTCCCCCATATGTTCAAG CCCACCAGAGATGACCGCGGGTGGCTCATCAACCCCATAGGACCCAACCCGTGGTGGACGGTGTTGGCCGCGctcatcccagctctgctctgcaccaTCCTGATCTTCATGGACCAGCAGATCACTGCCGTTATCGTGAACAGGAAGGAGCACAGGCTGAAG AAAGGATGCGGGTACCACTTGGACCTTTTCATGGTGGCCGTGATGCTGGGGGTGTGCTCCGTGATGGGGCTGCCCTGGTTTGTGGCTGCCACCGTCCTGTCCATCACCCACGTGAACAGCCTCAAGGTGGAGTCCGACTGCTCAGCACCAGGAGAACAGCCCAAGTTCCTGGGGATCCGAGAGCAGAGGGTCACGGGCTTGATGATCTTTGTGCTCATGGGCTGCTCCGTCTTCTTCACGTCTGCCTTGAAG TTCATCCCAATGCCTGTGCTCTACGGTGTCTTTCTCTACATGGGGGTGTCGTCGCTCAGAGGAATTCAG TTCTTCGACCGCTTGAAGCTGTTCTGGATGCCGGCGAAGCACCAGCCGGACTTCATCTACCTGCGGCACGTCCCCTTGCGGAAGGTGCATTTCTTCACCTTGATCCAGCTCATCTGCCTCGTCCTGCTCTGGGCCATCAAGGCTTCCCGGGCTGCCATCATCTTCCCCATGATG GTTCTGGCGCTCGTCTTTGTCCGGAAGGTGATGGATTTCTGCTTCTCCAAGCGAGAGCTCAGCTTCCTGGATGACCTCGTGCCGGAGAGCAAGAAGAAGAGGTTGGACGATGCCAAAAATGAAGCCAAAGAAGAGGAG GAGTCCCGCAAGATgatggaagctgctgctgcgAGTTCAGTGCAGCTGCGTCTGCTGGGCAAGAGCAGCAAATTGGATGTCCCGAAGCCGAGCAGTGAGAG GGCTGACCCCTCTGAGATCAACATCTCGGACGAGATGCCGAAGACGGCCGTGTGGAAAGCGCTCACCATGGACACGGAGACGCTCTGA
- the SLC4A8 gene encoding electroneutral sodium bicarbonate exchanger 1 isoform X7, whose translation MPAGSNEPDGILSYQRQDEEAVIDQGRTSNVVNIHYEKEELEGHRTLYVGVRMPLVRQSHRHHRPHGRKDRKREREKDSAPAEQGGHYTPSQRVQFILGTEEDEQHVPHDLFTELDEICLKEGKDAEWKETARWLKFEEDVEDGGERWSKPYVATLSLHSLFELRSCLINGMVLLDVCANSMEEIADLLLGQQEQCSELEERTRARVREVLLRKHHHQNERKRNNLLPIVRSFADSSKKQSEPHLLEKPAQALSPHPSPTTAEAKNGVPPEASTMDLSKAELHFLKKIPTGAEASNVLVGELDFLPQPIVAFVRLTPAVLLSGMTEVPIPTRFLFVLLGPGGKAHRYHEIGRSMATIMTDEVFHDVAYKAKDRADLVAGIDEFLDQVTVLPPGEWDPSIRIEPPKSVPSQEKRKMPGALEDSASHSKPEKHSGPELERTGRLFGGLILDVKRKAPWFWSDFRDGVSLQCLASFLFLYCACMSPVITFGGLLGEATKGHISAMESLLGASMTGVVYSLFAGQPLTILGSTGPVLVFEKILYKFCREHALSYLSLRACIGLWTAFFCVVLVATDASSLVCYITRFTEEAFASLICIIFIYEALEKLSHLRETYPVHMHSKLDLLTIYYCKCEAPAHPSNETRRFWDTNGINASSIAWENLTVTVRSTVSDFAVFLAIVVMVLIDFMVGIPSPKLHVPHMFKPTRDDRGWLINPIGPNPWWTVLAALIPALLCTILIFMDQQITAVIVNRKEHRLKKGCGYHLDLFMVAVMLGVCSVMGLPWFVAATVLSITHVNSLKVESDCSAPGEQPKFLGIREQRVTGLMIFVLMGCSVFFTSALKFIPMPVLYGVFLYMGVSSLRGIQFFDRLKLFWMPAKHQPDFIYLRHVPLRKVHFFTLIQLICLVLLWAIKASRAAIIFPMMVLALVFVRKVMDFCFSKRELSFLDDLVPESKKKRLDDAKNEAKEEEESRKMMEAAAASSVQLRLLGKSSKLDVPKPSSERADPSEINISDEMPKTAVWKALTMDTETL comes from the exons AGACAGGACGAGGAGGCAGTGATCGACCAGGGAAGAACCAGCAATGTTGTCAACATCCACTATGagaaggaggagctggaag GCCACCGGACCCTGTACGTGGGGGTGCGGATGCCGCTGGTGCGCCAGAGCCACCGGCACCACCGGCCCCACGGCCGCAAGGATCGGAAACGGGAACGGGAGAAGGATTCTGCCCCCGCGGAGCAGGGCGGCCACT ACACCCCGTCCCAGCGGGTGCAGTTCATCCTCGGGACTGAGGAGGACGAGCAGCACGTCCCCCATGACCTGTTCACCGAGCTGGACGAGATCTGCCTCAAGGAGGGCAAAGACGCCGAGTGGAAGGAGACCGCGAG GTGGCTGAAGTTTGAGGAGGATGTGGAGGACGGCGGCGAGCGCTGGAGCAAGCCCTACGTGGCCACGTTGTCCTTGCACAGCCTCTTCGAGCTGAGGAGCTGCCTCATCAACGGGATGGTGCTGCTGGACGTCTGTGCCAACAGCATGGAGGAGATCGCAG acctgctcctgggccaGCAGGAGCAGTGCTCGGAGCTGGAGGAGCGCACGAGGGCGCGAGTGCGGGAGGTGCTCCTGAGGAAGCATCACCACCAGAACGAGCGGAAGCGGAACAACCTCCTCCCCATCGTCCGCTCCTTCGCCGACAGCAGCAAGAAGCAGTCGGAGCCGCACCTCCTCGAGAAGCCAG CCCAAGCACTCAGCCCGCATCCTTCCCCCACCACTGCAGAGGCTAAGAACGGGGTGCCCCCCGAGGCCAGCACCATGGATCTGAGCAAG GCGGAGCTGCACTTCCTGAAGAAGATTCCCACTGGAGCTGAAGCATCCAACGTGCTGGTGGGGGAGCTGGacttcctgccccagcccatcGTGGCCTTCGTCCGCCTCACCCCCGCTGTCCTCCTCTCGGGCATGACGGAAGTTCCCATCCCAACAAG gttcctgtttgttttgcttggaCCAGGAggaaaagcccatcggtaccatGAGATCGGCAGGTCCATGGCTACTATCATGACAGACGAG GTTTTCCATGACGTTGCCTACAAAGCCAAGGACCGCGCCGACCTCGTGGCCGGCATCGATGAGTTCCTGGACCAGGTCACGGTGCTGCCGCCGGGAGAGTGGGATCCATCGATCCGAATCGAGCCCCCGAAAAGCGTCCCCTCGCAG gagaagaggaagatgcCCGGGGCGCTGGAGGACAGCGCTTCCCACAGCAAGCCGGAGAAGCACAGCGGCCCCGAGCTGGAGCGGACAGGGAG GCTCTTCGGAGGCTTGATCCTGGATGTGAAGCGGAAAGCCCCGTGGTTCTGGAGCGACTTTCGGGATGGTGTGagcctgcagtgcctggcatccttcctcttcctctacTGTGCCTGCATGTCCCCCGTCATCACCTTCGGAGGACTGCTGGGGGAAGCGACCAAAGGCCACATA AGCGCCATGGAGTCGCTGCTGGGCGCATCCATGACCGGCGTGGTGTATTCCCTCTTTGCTGGCCAACCTCTCACCATCCTCGGCAGCACCGGCCCTGTCCTTGTGTTCGAGAAGATCCTCTACAAGTTCTGCAG GGAGCACGCGCTCTCATACCTGTCCCTGCGAGCCTGCATCGGGCTCTGGACCGCCTTCTTCTGCGTCGTGCTGGTGGCCACCGACGCCAGCTCCCTGGTGTGCTACATCACCCGCTTCACCGAGGAGGCCTTCGCCTCCCTCATCTGCATCATCTTCATCTACGAGGCGCTCGAGAAGCTGAGTCACCTGCGAGAGACCTACCCCGTGCACATGCACAGCAAGCTCGACCTCCTCACCATCTACTA CTGTAAGTGCGAGGCCCCGGCCCATCCCAGCAATGAAACCCGGCGCTTCTGGGACACCAACGGGATCAACGCGTCCAGCATCGCCTGGGAGAACCTCACGGTGACT GTCCGCTCCACAGTGAGTGACTTTGCTGTCTTCCTCGCCATCGTCGTCATGGTGCTCATTGACTTCATGGTTGGGATCCCATCACCGAAGCTCCACGTCCCCCATATGTTCAAG CCCACCAGAGATGACCGCGGGTGGCTCATCAACCCCATAGGACCCAACCCGTGGTGGACGGTGTTGGCCGCGctcatcccagctctgctctgcaccaTCCTGATCTTCATGGACCAGCAGATCACTGCCGTTATCGTGAACAGGAAGGAGCACAGGCTGAAG AAAGGATGCGGGTACCACTTGGACCTTTTCATGGTGGCCGTGATGCTGGGGGTGTGCTCCGTGATGGGGCTGCCCTGGTTTGTGGCTGCCACCGTCCTGTCCATCACCCACGTGAACAGCCTCAAGGTGGAGTCCGACTGCTCAGCACCAGGAGAACAGCCCAAGTTCCTGGGGATCCGAGAGCAGAGGGTCACGGGCTTGATGATCTTTGTGCTCATGGGCTGCTCCGTCTTCTTCACGTCTGCCTTGAAG TTCATCCCAATGCCTGTGCTCTACGGTGTCTTTCTCTACATGGGGGTGTCGTCGCTCAGAGGAATTCAG TTCTTCGACCGCTTGAAGCTGTTCTGGATGCCGGCGAAGCACCAGCCGGACTTCATCTACCTGCGGCACGTCCCCTTGCGGAAGGTGCATTTCTTCACCTTGATCCAGCTCATCTGCCTCGTCCTGCTCTGGGCCATCAAGGCTTCCCGGGCTGCCATCATCTTCCCCATGATG GTTCTGGCGCTCGTCTTTGTCCGGAAGGTGATGGATTTCTGCTTCTCCAAGCGAGAGCTCAGCTTCCTGGATGACCTCGTGCCGGAGAGCAAGAAGAAGAGGTTGGACGATGCCAAAAATGAAGCCAAAGAAGAGGAG GAGTCCCGCAAGATgatggaagctgctgctgcgAGTTCAGTGCAGCTGCGTCTGCTGGGCAAGAGCAGCAAATTGGATGTCCCGAAGCCGAGCAGTGAGAG GGCTGACCCCTCTGAGATCAACATCTCGGACGAGATGCCGAAGACGGCCGTGTGGAAAGCGCTCACCATGGACACGGAGACGCTCTGA
- the SLC4A8 gene encoding electroneutral sodium bicarbonate exchanger 1 isoform X5, producing MPAGSNEPDGILSYQRQDEEAVIDQGRTSNVVNIHYEKEELEGHRTLYVGVRMPLVRQSHRHHRPHGRKDRKREREKDSAPAEQGGHYTPSQRVQFILGTEEDEQHVPHDLFTELDEICLKEGKDAEWKETARWLKFEEDVEDGGERWSKPYVATLSLHSLFELRSCLINGMVLLDVCANSMEEIADLLLGQQEQCSELEERTRARVREVLLRKHHHQNERKRNNLLPIVRSFADSSKKQSEPHLLEKPAQALSPHPSPTTAEAKNGVPPEASTMDLSKAELHFLKKIPTGAEASNVLVGELDFLPQPIVAFVRLTPAVLLSGMTEVPIPTRFLFVLLGPGGKAHRYHEIGRSMATIMTDEVFHDVAYKAKDRADLVAGIDEFLDQVTVLPPGEWDPSIRIEPPKSVPSQEKRKMPGALEDSASHSKPEKHSGPELERTGRLFGGLILDVKRKAPWFWSDFRDGVSLQCLASFLFLYCACMSPVITFGGLLGEATKGHISAMESLLGASMTGVVYSLFAGQPLTILGSTGPVLVFEKILYKFCREHALSYLSLRACIGLWTAFFCVVLVATDASSLVCYITRFTEEAFASLICIIFIYEALEKLSHLRETYPVHMHSKLDLLTIYYCKCEAPAHPSNETRRFWDTNGINASSIAWENLTVTVSALCRRHQVQEHPRGTQDRVLRVTTMGFSLCWCCSASMGCADVTRLVQGRGGPLVLPTLCPAPWGVAWLQGDVSGQEQGLGGGLGAAALTGLEFMLEGGTWLPQLGPRNSSPCLPIPCGHMQKLERLSHLLGYCCPKRSPGTGQEALMGISIPLWPAPHWEGMVCLFSIGTVVVSACLPCSLLIPKSFQVSFPSAVSPATGTCHSHRGRAMGLVLWCPTRAQLCSPLIHVSLVWLLLLLHKSQPPAAAATGSRILDQDPQSSPVFLAARALPLCPGALFPQECRYAHGEFRGPACGRNGPYAPNVLFWCCILFFSTFVLSSLLKKFKTSRYFPTRVRSTVSDFAVFLAIVVMVLIDFMVGIPSPKLHVPHMFKPTRDDRGWLINPIGPNPWWTVLAALIPALLCTILIFMDQQITAVIVNRKEHRLKKGCGYHLDLFMVAVMLGVCSVMGLPWFVAATVLSITHVNSLKVESDCSAPGEQPKFLGIREQRVTGLMIFVLMGCSVFFTSALKMPQCSRSQELNTPTAAPWASLRIMGS from the exons AGACAGGACGAGGAGGCAGTGATCGACCAGGGAAGAACCAGCAATGTTGTCAACATCCACTATGagaaggaggagctggaag GCCACCGGACCCTGTACGTGGGGGTGCGGATGCCGCTGGTGCGCCAGAGCCACCGGCACCACCGGCCCCACGGCCGCAAGGATCGGAAACGGGAACGGGAGAAGGATTCTGCCCCCGCGGAGCAGGGCGGCCACT ACACCCCGTCCCAGCGGGTGCAGTTCATCCTCGGGACTGAGGAGGACGAGCAGCACGTCCCCCATGACCTGTTCACCGAGCTGGACGAGATCTGCCTCAAGGAGGGCAAAGACGCCGAGTGGAAGGAGACCGCGAG GTGGCTGAAGTTTGAGGAGGATGTGGAGGACGGCGGCGAGCGCTGGAGCAAGCCCTACGTGGCCACGTTGTCCTTGCACAGCCTCTTCGAGCTGAGGAGCTGCCTCATCAACGGGATGGTGCTGCTGGACGTCTGTGCCAACAGCATGGAGGAGATCGCAG acctgctcctgggccaGCAGGAGCAGTGCTCGGAGCTGGAGGAGCGCACGAGGGCGCGAGTGCGGGAGGTGCTCCTGAGGAAGCATCACCACCAGAACGAGCGGAAGCGGAACAACCTCCTCCCCATCGTCCGCTCCTTCGCCGACAGCAGCAAGAAGCAGTCGGAGCCGCACCTCCTCGAGAAGCCAG CCCAAGCACTCAGCCCGCATCCTTCCCCCACCACTGCAGAGGCTAAGAACGGGGTGCCCCCCGAGGCCAGCACCATGGATCTGAGCAAG GCGGAGCTGCACTTCCTGAAGAAGATTCCCACTGGAGCTGAAGCATCCAACGTGCTGGTGGGGGAGCTGGacttcctgccccagcccatcGTGGCCTTCGTCCGCCTCACCCCCGCTGTCCTCCTCTCGGGCATGACGGAAGTTCCCATCCCAACAAG gttcctgtttgttttgcttggaCCAGGAggaaaagcccatcggtaccatGAGATCGGCAGGTCCATGGCTACTATCATGACAGACGAG GTTTTCCATGACGTTGCCTACAAAGCCAAGGACCGCGCCGACCTCGTGGCCGGCATCGATGAGTTCCTGGACCAGGTCACGGTGCTGCCGCCGGGAGAGTGGGATCCATCGATCCGAATCGAGCCCCCGAAAAGCGTCCCCTCGCAG gagaagaggaagatgcCCGGGGCGCTGGAGGACAGCGCTTCCCACAGCAAGCCGGAGAAGCACAGCGGCCCCGAGCTGGAGCGGACAGGGAG GCTCTTCGGAGGCTTGATCCTGGATGTGAAGCGGAAAGCCCCGTGGTTCTGGAGCGACTTTCGGGATGGTGTGagcctgcagtgcctggcatccttcctcttcctctacTGTGCCTGCATGTCCCCCGTCATCACCTTCGGAGGACTGCTGGGGGAAGCGACCAAAGGCCACATA AGCGCCATGGAGTCGCTGCTGGGCGCATCCATGACCGGCGTGGTGTATTCCCTCTTTGCTGGCCAACCTCTCACCATCCTCGGCAGCACCGGCCCTGTCCTTGTGTTCGAGAAGATCCTCTACAAGTTCTGCAG GGAGCACGCGCTCTCATACCTGTCCCTGCGAGCCTGCATCGGGCTCTGGACCGCCTTCTTCTGCGTCGTGCTGGTGGCCACCGACGCCAGCTCCCTGGTGTGCTACATCACCCGCTTCACCGAGGAGGCCTTCGCCTCCCTCATCTGCATCATCTTCATCTACGAGGCGCTCGAGAAGCTGAGTCACCTGCGAGAGACCTACCCCGTGCACATGCACAGCAAGCTCGACCTCCTCACCATCTACTA CTGTAAGTGCGAGGCCCCGGCCCATCCCAGCAATGAAACCCGGCGCTTCTGGGACACCAACGGGATCAACGCGTCCAGCATCGCCTGGGAGAACCTCACGGTGACTGTAAGTGCCCTGTGCCGCAGGCACCAGGTCCAGGAGCATCCTCGTGGTACCCAAGACAGAGTCCTTCGGGTGACAACGATGGGCttcagcctgtgctggtgctgctctgcttccatgGGATGTGCGGATGTAACCCGCTTGGTCCAGGGAAGGGGAGGCCCCCTTGTCCTGCCCACCTTGTGCCCAGCACCATGGGGAGTAGCCTGGTTGCAGGGTGATGTTTCTGGCCAGGAGCAAGGTCTAGGGGGTGGTTTGGGTGCTGCAGCACTCACAGGGCTTGAGTTCATGCTGGAAGGTGGTACCTGGCTTCCTCAGTTGGGTCCTAGGAACTCCAGTCCTTGCCTTCCCATTCCCTGCGGGCACATGCAGAAACTGGAGCGTCTGAGCCACCTCTTGGGCTATTGCTGCCCAAAGCGGAGCCCAGGCACAGGGCAGGAGGCTCTTATGGGCATCTCCATCCCCCTGTGGCCAGCCCCGCATTGGGAAGGGATGGTTTGTCTCTTCTCCATTGGTACCGTGGTTGTTTCGGCCTGCCTGCCTTGTTCCCTCCTTATCCCCAAGAGCTTCCAggtttccttcccctctgctgtcTCCCCAGCCACAGGTACCTGCCATTCGCACAGAGGACGTGCCATGGGTCTCGTGTTATGGTGTCCCAccagagcccagctctgctctcctctgaTCCATGTCTCACTtgtttggctgctgctgctgctccataaatctcagcctccagcagccGCAGCCACGGGGTCACGGATCTTGGACCAAGATCCTCAGAGCTCCCCGGTTTTCCTTGCTGCACGAGCCCTGCCTCTGTGTCCCGGTGCTCTGTTTCCCCAGGAATGTCGCTATGCGCACGGAGAGTTTCGAGGACCCGCATGCGGACGCAACGGCCCCTACGCTCCTAACGTCCTCTTCTGGTGCTGCATCCTCTTCTTCTCCACCTTTGTCCTGTCGAGCTTGTTGAAGAAGTTCAAAACCAGCCGTTACTTCCCAACCAGA GTCCGCTCCACAGTGAGTGACTTTGCTGTCTTCCTCGCCATCGTCGTCATGGTGCTCATTGACTTCATGGTTGGGATCCCATCACCGAAGCTCCACGTCCCCCATATGTTCAAG CCCACCAGAGATGACCGCGGGTGGCTCATCAACCCCATAGGACCCAACCCGTGGTGGACGGTGTTGGCCGCGctcatcccagctctgctctgcaccaTCCTGATCTTCATGGACCAGCAGATCACTGCCGTTATCGTGAACAGGAAGGAGCACAGGCTGAAG AAAGGATGCGGGTACCACTTGGACCTTTTCATGGTGGCCGTGATGCTGGGGGTGTGCTCCGTGATGGGGCTGCCCTGGTTTGTGGCTGCCACCGTCCTGTCCATCACCCACGTGAACAGCCTCAAGGTGGAGTCCGACTGCTCAGCACCAGGAGAACAGCCCAAGTTCCTGGGGATCCGAGAGCAGAGGGTCACGGGCTTGATGATCTTTGTGCTCATGGGCTGCTCCGTCTTCTTCACGTCTGCCTTGAAG ATGCCTCAGTGCAGCCGTTCCCAGGAGCTGAACACACCGACAGCAGCCCCATGGGCTTCCTTGCGCATCATGGGATCGTAG